Proteins encoded within one genomic window of Theobroma cacao cultivar B97-61/B2 chromosome 7, Criollo_cocoa_genome_V2, whole genome shotgun sequence:
- the LOC18593317 gene encoding cytochrome P450 71D9 produces MDHPFFSFPMLFTSIIFLFMLLKLGKRFRTNNLTLNLPPGPWKLPVIGNMHQLAGSLPHHSLSDLAKKYGPLMHLQLGEVSNIIVSSPETAAEVMKTHDILFANRPYLLCANIVSYNATDIAFSPYGAYWRQLRKICTLEMLTSKRVQSFSPIREEEVSKLVRAISSKAGSLVNLSKMLYSLTYEIVSRTAFGGKCKDKGEFTLLFREAIKLGAGFTVSDLFPSVKLLQFLNGLRPKLERLHQKVDKILENVINEHKASKGMAKSGEGESDDLVDVLLTLQEHGNLEFPLTTDNIKAVLLDIFIAGSDTSFTAVEWAMSEMLKNPRVLQKAQAEVRQVFNRKGDVDGEGLHELEYLKLVINETLRLHPPIPLLLPRECSERCKINGYDIPVKSKVIINAWAIGRNPDYWTEAERFYPERFLNSSIDYKGAHFEFIPFGAGRRMCPGMLYGIANVELPLAQLLYHFDWELPGGRKIEDLDMDEVFGAVVRRKNDLCLVPIPYCSQTTE; encoded by the exons ATGGACCACCCTTTCTTCTCCTTTCCAATGCTGTTCACTTCCATTATCTTTCTGTTCATGTTGCTGAAACTAGGGAAGAGATTCAGAACCAACAACTTGACTCTAAATCTACCACCAGGGCCATGGAAGTTGCCTGTCATAGGGAACATGCACCAACTTGCCGGCTCTCTGCCCCATCATTCATTAAGTGATCTGGCCAAGAAATATGGCCCCTTGATGCACCTTCAGCTTGGAGAGGTCTCAAACATCATTGTTTCTTCTCCAGAAACTGCTGCAGAAGTGATGAAAACACATGACATCCTTTTTGCCAACAGGCCTTATCTGCTTTGTGCAAATATTGTATCTTATAATGCAACAGACATTGCATTTTCACCTTATGGAGCCTATTGGAGGCAGCTGCGGAAAATTTGCACGTTGGAGATGTTAACTTCAAAACGTGTGCAATCATTCAGTCCGATTAGGGAAGAAGAGGTATCAAAGCTGGTTAGAGCAATTTCTTCCAAAGCAGGATCACTAGTCAACCTTAGTAAGATGCTATATTCTCTCACATATGAAATTGTTTCAAGGACTGCTTTTGGTGGGAAATGCAAAGATAAAGGGGAATTCACATTACTTTTCAGGGAAGCTATAAAGTTGGGTGCAGGATTCACAGTTTCAGACTTGTTTCCTTCAGTCAAATTGCTTCAGTTCCTCAATGGGTTGAGGCCTAAACTTGAGAGGCTGCACCAAAAAGTTGATAAGATTCTTGaaaatgtcatcaatgaacataAAGCTAGCAAGGGAATGGCAAAGAGTGGTGAGGGTGAATCAGATGACCTTGTAGATGTTCTTTTGACTCTTCAGGAGCATGGTAACCTAGAATTTCCTTTAACAACTGACAACATCAAAGCGGTTCTGTTG GATATTTTCATAGCTGGGAGTGATACATCATTCACAGCAGTAGAATGGGCAATGTCAGAAATGCTGAAAAACCCAAGAGTTTTGCAGAAGGCTCAGGCAGAGGTGAGGCAGGTTTTCAATAGAAAAGGGGATGTTGATGGTGAAGGGCTTCATGAATTAGAGTACTTGAAGCTTGTCATCAACGAAACTTTGAGGCTGCACCCTCCTATTCCTTTGCTACTTCCGAGAGAGTGCTCTGAGAGATGCAAAATTAATGGATACGATATACCAGTCAAGTCCAAAGTCATCATTAATGCGTGGGCGATTGGCAGGAACCCTGACTATTGGACTGAAGCTGAAAGGTTTTATCCAGAGAGATTTCTTAACAGTTCAATTGACTATAAAGGGGCTCATTTTGAGTTCATCCCATTTGGTGCTGGAAGAAGGATGTGTCCTGGCATGTTGTATGGTATTGCCAATGTTGAGTTACCTCTTGCACAGCTGCTGTATCATTTTGACTGGGAACTTCCAGGTGGGAGAAAGATAGAAGATCTAGACATGGATGAGGTTTTTGGGGCAGTAgttagaagaaaaaatgatcTGTGCTTGGTTCCAATCCCTTATTGTTCTCAAACAACTGAATAA